GCCGGGCATCGGAGCCACCATCGTGGAGCGGCCTCCCCGACCCGGCGCCGCGAGCCCGCGGCAGCTCCGGCAGCAGCCACAGAGCGGCCGCACCCGCCAGCGCCGCGGCCACCAGCGAGCTCACGGGTCGGCCGCACGGGCCAGGAGCTCGATCCACCACAACCCGAAGAATCCGATGCCCAGCCCGCCGGCCAGGCAGGCCAGGCCGACGGGGGTGGCGAGCAGGAAGCTCCACGGGTCTGCCCCCGAGCCGGTGCCCATGAGCAGGGCCAGCACGGGAAGCGCGGCGACGAGCCGGGAGGTGGCGCGGGCAGAGGACAGCTCACCGGCGACGGCACGCCGGGTGCTCTGGTCGAGTCGACAGGCGTCAGCCACCCTGCGGGAGCTGCCGGCCAGGCCGGAGCCGGTACGCTGCGACACCGCCCAGGCGCCGGCCAGCAACCGCAGACCGTCGGCACCCGGCGCCCGCGCTGCCGTCCGCATGGCCGCCGGCACGTCACCCCCGAGCCGACAGGCGTCGGCGACGGGTCGCAGGGCCGGCCACGTCGCGGCGGCCTCGTCCAGAGCCGCACCGGGAGGCCGCCCGGCCCCCAGCTCGGCGGCCAGTAGGTCGCACACCTCGACCACGGCTGAGGTCGTCCGCGCGGCCGACCGCGTCTCGGCCCGACGGCGCCACAGCAACCGGCCGCCGGCCGCCGCGACGGCCAGGATCGCGCACAGCACCAGCCAGGTGCCCGGACGGAGGACGACGGCGATCGCCAGCACGCCTGCCGCCCATCGGCCCGCGGGCCTGGGTGGCGACGGGCCGAGGGCAGAGGACGGCAGCGCCAGGAGAACGGCGGCCGACGCCAGCGCAGCGGCCAGCACGGGCACCGGCACGGTCATCGGCACAGCCGCTCCACCAGCTCGGACTCGCCCGGGCCGGTCACCGCAGCACCGTCGCCCGGGAACGAGATCGCCGTGCGAACCTCTGCCGTCCCGTCGGTACGGCGTACCGGCACCGCCACCTCGCGCAGCATCCGGCGCCCGTCGTGATCACGCCCGAGATGGAGCACGGCGTCGATCCCGGCCAGGAACTGGCTGTGTGCGGCGTCGCGGCCGAGCCCGGCGGCCAGCGCCAGCGCCTCGACCCGGGCCGGGACGTCGCGAGCGGAGTTCGCATGGATCGTGCCGCAGCCGCCCTCGTGGCCGGTGTTGAGAGCCGCCAGCAGCTCGACGACCTCGGCGCCGCGCACCTCTCCGACGACCAGTCGGTCGGGGCGCATCCGGAGCGCCTGCCGCACCAGCTGACGCAGCCCGATCTCGCCGGCTCCCTCGACGTTGGCGGGCCGGGCCTCGAGCCCGACCACATGCGGGTGGTCGGGCCGCAGCTCACTGGCGTCCTCGACGAGCACCAGCCGCTGGGAGCCCGGCACCAGCGACAACAACGAGTTGAGCAGGGTGGTCTTTCCCGAACCGGTGCCACCGCTGACCAGGAAGGCGAGGCGCCTCGACACGAGGGTGCGCAGCAGCCGCGCCCCGTGGTCGGTGACGGTGCCGGAGGCCACCAGCTCGTCGAGGGTGAGCACGCGACCGCGCGGCACCCGCAGCGACAGTGCGGTGCCGGGACGGGCGAGCGGCGCGAGCACGGCATGGAACCGGGTGCCGTCGGCCAGCCGGACGTCCACGTGGGGCGTGGCGTCGTCGAGACGGCGACCGCCGGTGGCGGCGAGCCGCTGCGCCAGCCGGCGGACGGCGTCGTCGTGCGGGAAGGTGATGCCGGTCTGCTCCAACCCCCCGCCCCGGTCGACGTAGACGTGGTCGGGACCGTTCACCAGCACGTCGGTCACCCCGTCGAGACGGAGCAGCGGCTCGAGAGGTCCGGCCCCGACGACATCGCGCCGCAGCGTCTCGTGCACGGCGAGCACGGTGGCGTCGCCCACCGGTCTGCCCGAGGCCCGCAGCGCCTCGGCGACCCGGTGCGGGGTCAGCGGACCCGGCTCACGCGCCAGCCGGTCGCGCACCTCGTCGACCAGGGCGTCGGTGGCCGTCGTCACGCGGCCCTGACCCGGGTCGCGCCCAGACCTGCCAGGACGTTCGACGCCGCCCGACCGAGCGGGCCTCGGCGGGTGCGGACCGGCCCGAGCCCGAGGTCGATCGACTCGCCCAACCCGCGCTGGTCGGCCATCCGGACCAGGACCGGGGCCCGCACGAGCGAGGCCACCGCGTCGTCCTCGACCCCGGCCCCGCGCACCACCAGGCCGAGCCGACCGGGCTCGGGGAACCGCCCGCACAGCCGCACCGCGGCCGAGACGCCCGGAACGCTGGGCGCCACCACCACCAGCACCTGGTCGCACCGCGACGTGATCTCCTCGACCAGCGGGTCGGGGCCGCGAGGAAGGTCGACGACGACGAGGTCGTGGCCCCGCCGGGCAGCCGAGAGCACCTCGCGCACCGCGAAGGCCTGGAGCGGGCGGGGCTGCGGTCCGGCGTACCAGCTCAATGCCGCCACCCCCTCGCGACGGGGCAGTGAGTCCCGCAGGGCGCGGGCGCTCAGGCGCCCGGTCGCGTGGCCGAGGGAGTCCCAGCGAACTCCGTCGACGAGGTCGAGCCCGAGCACCCGGTCGACGCCGGGGCCGAGCGGATCGGCGTCCACCACGACCGACGGACCGGACCGCCCGGCCACCTGAGCCAGCGCGCAGGCGAACGTGGTGGCTCCGGCACCGCCGCTGCCCCCGATCACCCCGATCGTGAGGCCGCGGGCCGGGCCGGTGTCGACCACGTCGGTGAGCCGCTCGATCAGCCAGCCCTCGGACCGGGGCAGCTCGGCCACGCTCTCGGCCCCGCAGGCGAGCGCGGTCTGGAACACGGAGTCCGGGCTCGAGCCGAGCAGCACCACGAAGACCGCGTCCCGCCGGGTCGGGCCCGCCCGGGCCACCGCCTCGGCGAGGTCGGCACCCACGAGCACCAGCGGCGCCGAGAGCCAGCCGCGCAGGGCGGCCGGCACGTCGTGGGCCACCTCGGGCGTGGTGCCGGCGGCAGCAGCGAGCCTGAGGAGCTCGTCGAGGAGCGACTCGTCGGCGGTCACGAGCAACGGAGTGGTCATGGGAGCAACGTTGCGCCGGCCGCCCCCCGTCCGCGGCCTCCCCGGCATCCTGCTGTGGACGAGGGGCGCGCCGACCGGGCCTGTGCACGATCACCGGGCCGGAGGAGATCCCGAGACCTACCATGGCGGTATGCCGACAGCCCGCGGACCCGCACCTCGAGCGCGGTCCGCGGCGTTCTTCGACCTCGACAAGACGATCATCGCCAAGTCGAGCTCGCTGGCGTTCTCCAAGCCGTTCCAGGCCGGTGGGCTGATCACCCGCGGCGCGATGCTGCGCTCGGCGTACGCCCAGTTCGTCTTCCTCGTCGGCGGCGCCGACCACGATCAGATGGAGAAGATCCGGGCGTTCATGTCGCAGCTGGTCGAGGGCTGGGACGTCGAGACGGTCAAGGAGATCGTCGCCGAGACGCTGCATCACGTGGTCGACCCGATCGTCTACGACGAGGCGGTCTCGCTGATCGAGGAGCACCACCTCGCAGGTCGCGACGTCGTGGTGGTCTCGGCCAGCGGCACCGAGGTGGTGGAGCCGATCGGCGAGATGCTCCACGCCGACCACGTGATCGCGAGTCGCCTGCAGATCGTTGACGGCAAGTACACCGGCGACATCGACTACTACGCGTATGCCGAGGAGAAGGCTCGGGCGATCGAGGCGCTCGCCGAGGACCGCGGCTACGACCTCGACGCCTGCTTCGCCTACAGCGACTCGATCACCGACGCGCCGATGCTGGAGATCGTCGGCCATCCCCATGCGGTCAACCCCGACCGCGAGCTGCGCCGGCTGGCGGCCTCGCACGGCTGGCCCGTCCTGCAGTTCACCCGGCCGGTGACCCTGCGCAGCCGGCTGCCGGTCAAGCCCACCCTGGCCGCCCTGACGATCGGTACGGCGGTGACGCTGGGCGGGGCGATCTGGTTCAACCGGCGCCGTCGGCTGGGCGCCTGACCGACCGACACGCACACCCACCGGGCCGGGTCAAAGTCAAGAGGCCGGGAGTGTTGATAGGTCCCCTCGACCGGCGTACAAACGAAGTAGCCACAACTCAACAGACCCGCACACGAGCCAGGTACCCACGCGGCGATCCACCCTTCTTGAGGGCGCTTGTCATCGGGAACCTCCCGCGGCAGCCATTGGTAGCAGCACGCCTGGTAGCCAGGTCTCGTGTGTCAGCGGCGGCACCCGAGCGATCGGGTGCCGCTCGCATGTGGAGCTCGCTCGCAGATGTGAGCGGAGCGACGCGGGACGCTCAGTCGCGCAGTGGGCTCGCCTCGGCGCCGGCGGCGTAGGCCTCCGCGCAGTAGAGGAGCCAGGCCTGCGCTGCGGCCCGGCTCCCACCGGCGTAACCGCGGAGGTTGGACTCGTACGCCGGCCTCAGCGTCAGGTGCCCGGCCTCCGGCACCACCAGCGACTTGGCGTCGACCCCCGTGCTCACCAGCACCAGCCGCTCGGCTGCCCGGGCGACCAGCCCGTTGCCCGATGCGAACGGCGCCGCCACCACCAGCTCGGCGTGCAGCAGCGCGGCGGTGACCAGGGCCGGCCGCTTCGTCGGCAGTACGGCGAGCACGCCGCGCAGCCGCTCGGCCGCGGCCGCGTCGCGGGGCCGGCCGAGCTGGTCGTCGGCGACGGAGCCGGCACCGGCCACGGTGTGCAGCCGGGCCAGGGCCTGGGCCGGACTGCGGGCGAAGACCGGCACCAGTCCCAGCAGCTCCACCGACAGCCGCAGCGCCGCCTGCGCAACCGGGTCCCCGGCGCCGGCCCGCACCTCGTCGAGGCTCGAGGTCGACCCGTCCAGGACCGCACTGGCCCGGGCCCCGCGGATCAGCGACTCGCCGGTCAGGTCCGGGGAGGTGCTCCGCAGGCCACGGTCCCGCAGCATCGTGTCGATGCCGTCACGGGTGGCGGCGAACGCCGAGGCCACACCCTCGGTCCGCTCGATCCCGTCCAGCCGCTCCATGGCCGACCACAGTAGTGAGCCGCGGCGGCGGGTCGCCGGGCACCGGTCCCGCGGCCGGTAGCCTCGGACCCGATGACCGACGAGCAGCACACCCCCACCGACCCCCAGGTCGACGACGTGACGCCGGACGCCCACCCCGACTGGGCGCATTCGTTCGGCAGCGTGGCCGAGGCCTACGACCGCGGGCGGCCGTCGTACACCCTGGACGCGGTGACGTGGCTGATCGGCGACGACCCGGCAACTGTCCTCGAGCTCGGTGCGGGCACCGGCAAGCTGACCCGGGTCCTGGTCGCGGCGGGCCACGACGTGCACGCCACCGACCCCGACCCCGCCATGCTCGCCCTGCTCGAGGCTCACCTGCCCGGTGTCCGCACCGCCGTCGCGGGTGCCGAGGAGATTCCGCTGGCGGACGCGTCGGTCGACGTGGTGATCGCGGCCCAGGCGTTCCATTGGTTCGACCTCGAGCGTGCGCTGCCCGAGATCGCGCGGGTGCTGCGCCCCGGTGGGCGGATCTGCCTGGTGTGGAACCAGCGCAACGAGAAGATCCCGTGGGTGCGCCGGCTCGGCGCCATCATCGGCACCCAGGAGCAGCTGCGTGACCCGGCGGAGGCGCTGATCTTCAGCGAGCTCTTCGGTTTCGTCGAGGAGTCGGAGTTCACGCACTGGCAGACCATCGACCGCAAGACGATCCAGGACCTCGTGCTGTCGCGCTCCAACATCGCCGTCCTCGACGAGGCCGGGCGCGCGGCCAAGCTGGCCGAGGTGCTCGCCTTCTACGACGACTACGGCCGTGGTATGGACGGCATGCAGCTGCCCTACGTCACCCGGTGCTTCCGCGCCCACGTGCTGGACCGGCCGGCCCGGACCCCCGACCGCGATCCGGAGGACGGTCCCGACGAGGCGGCGACGCCCGCCCGCCCCGACGGTCCGGACGACGACGTCCTCCTGATCGACTTCCGCTGACCAGGCCCCCTTGACCGGGCCGACCGGTCGGGGTGAAGGTCTAGGGGTTCGACCGCTAGCGGCCGCCGGGCACCCCCGGGGTTCCTTCTCGGGACGGCCGGGGCTGCGCTATCTCGAGGAGCAGCCTTGTCCGAACCCGCGCACCCCACGCCGACCCACGTCCCCGGTGCCCACATCGCCGACCCCGCACCCCTGGGGCTGGCCGGCTTCGCCCTGACCACGTTCGTGCTGAGCACCGTCAACGCGGGCTGGCTGCCCGAGACGCTGACCCCGGTCGTCTTCGGCCTGGCCCTGGCCTACGGCGGCATCGCCCAGTTCGCCGCCGGCCTGTGGGAGTTCGCCAAGGGGAACACCTTCGGCGCCACCGCCTTCTGCTCGTACGGCGCGTTCTGGGTGTCCTACTGGTGGCTCACCGGCCACAACGCCGCGCAGCTACCCGCGGCCGACGCGCACAAGGCGATCGGCATGTACCTCCTGGCCTGGGGCATCTTCACCGCCTACATGTCGGTCGCCGCGACCCGGGTCAGCCTCGCGGTACTCGCCGTGTTCGTGCTGCTGACGATCACCTTCCTGCTCCTGGCCTGGGGCGAGTTCGCGACTTCGACCGGCATCACCAAGACCGGCGGCTACGTCGGCCTGCTCACGGCGCTGGCGGCGTGGTACGCGTCGTTCGCCGGCGTCACGGCGTTCACGCACCAGCGGCAGATCGCGCCCGTCGGCCCCCGGCGGTAGCCGGCCGCCACCACCCCGTCCGGAAGCCGGGACCAACGCCGTGCCAACCCGGCGGACCTAGTCTGGGGGCTTGGTCCCGGCTCCCGGGCAACCAGCAGACGTTCGGTCAGAGTCACCGAGGAGGAGCACAGTCGTGAGCGACGAGACCCTGTCCAACCTGATGCACGAGATGCGCCGTTTCGAGCCGCCCGCCGAGCTCGCCGCACACGCGAACGTGACGGCCGACGTCTACGCCGAGGCCGACGCCGACCGGCTGGCGTTCTGGGAGAAGGCCGCCGAGCGGCTGTCGTGGGACACGAAGTGGGACCGCGTGCTCGACTGGGACAACGCCCCGTTCGCCCAGTGGTTCGTCGGCGGCAAGATCAACGCGGCGTACAACTGCGTCGACCGGCACGTCGAGGCCGGCAACGGCGACAAGGTCGCCTATCACTGGGTCGGGGAGCCGGAGAACGACACCCGCGACATCACCTACGCCGAGCTCAAGGACCTCGTCTGCCAGGCGGCGAACGCCCTGACCGGGCTCGGCGTGAAGGCCGGTGACCGCGTCGCGATCTACATGCCGATGATCCCCGAGACCGTGGTCGCGATGCTCGCCTGCGCCCGGATCGGAGCTCCGCACACCGTCGTGTTCGGCGGCTTCTCCTCGACCGCGCTGCGCGACCGGATCCAGGACTGCGACGCCCGCGTCGTGATCACGTCGGACGGCGGCTACCGGCGCGGCGCACCGGCGGCGCTGAAGCCGGCCGTCGACGAGGCGGTCGCGCAGTGCCCCGACGTGCGCAGCGTGCTCGTGGTCCAGCGCACCGGGCAGGACGTCGAGTGGGACGACTCCCGCGACGTCTGGTGGGACGACGCCGTCGGCACGGCCAGCACCGAGCACACCCCCGAGGCGTTCGACTCCGAGCACCCGCTCTACGTCATGTACACCTCGGGCACCACCGGCAAGCCCAAGGGGATCCTGCACACGACCGGCGGCTACCTCGTCGGTACGTCGTACACGCACTGGTCGGTCTTCGACCTCAAGCCCGAGACCGACATCTTCTGGACCGCCGCCGACATCGGCTGGGTCACCGGTCACTCCTACATCGTCTACGGGCCGCTGGCCAACGGGACGACGTCGGTGATGTACGAGGGCACGCCGGACACCCCGCACAAGGGCCGCTGGTGGGAGATCATCCAGCAGCACAAGGTGACGATCCTCTACTGCGCGCCGACCGCGATCCGCACGTTCATGAAGTGGGGTTCCGACATCCCCGATGAGTTCGACCTGTCCACGCTGCGCCTGCTCGGCTCGGTCGGGGAGCCGATCAACCCCGAGGCCTACATCTGGTACCGCGAGACCATCGGCGGTGGCCGCTGCCCGGTGATGGACACCTGGTGGCAGACCGAGACCGGCCAGCTGATGATCAGCCCGCTGCCCGGCATCACCGCCGGCAAGCCTGGCTCGGCGATGAAGGCCCTGCCCGGCATCGGTGCGCTGGTCGTCGACGACGAGGGGAACGCCGTACAGCCGGGGTCGGGCGGTTACCTCGTGCTCACCGAGCCGTGGCCCGCCATGCTGCGCACCCTCTGGGGCGACGACGAGCGCTACCAGGACACGTACTGGTCGCGGTTCCAGGGCCTGTACTTCGCCGGTGACGGCGCCAAGCTCGACGAGGACGGCGACATCTGGCTGCTCGGCCGGGTCGACGACGTGATGAACGTGTCGGGCCACCGGCTCTCCACCACCGAGATCGAGTCGGCCCTGGTCTCCCACCCGAAGGTTGCCGAGGCCGCCGTGGTCGGGGCGAACGACCCCGACACCGGCCAGGCGGTCAACGCCTTCGTGATCCTGCGCGAGTCGGCGCTCAAGGACGGCGAGAAGGCCGACGACGCGCTGATCCAGGAGCTGCGCAACCACGTCTCGAAGGAGATCGGGCCGATCGCCAAGCCGAAGTCGATCCTGGTCGTGCCCGAGCTGCCCAAGACGAGGTCCGGCAAGATCATGCGTCGGCTGCTGCGCGACGTGGCCGAGAAGCGCGACGTCGGCGACGTCACCACCCTCGCCGACTCCACGATCATGGACCAGATCAAGCAGGGCCTCGCGACCGGCAAGGACGACGACTGACGCTCACTCGGCACAAACAGGCATCCGTAGACCGCTGACTCGGCGCAAACAGGCACGAAGAGAACGCTGACT
This genomic window from Nocardioides cynanchi contains:
- a CDS encoding oxidoreductase — protein: MERLDGIERTEGVASAFAATRDGIDTMLRDRGLRSTSPDLTGESLIRGARASAVLDGSTSSLDEVRAGAGDPVAQAALRLSVELLGLVPVFARSPAQALARLHTVAGAGSVADDQLGRPRDAAAAERLRGVLAVLPTKRPALVTAALLHAELVVAAPFASGNGLVARAAERLVLVSTGVDAKSLVVPEAGHLTLRPAYESNLRGYAGGSRAAAQAWLLYCAEAYAAGAEASPLRD
- a CDS encoding HAD family hydrolase, whose translation is MPTARGPAPRARSAAFFDLDKTIIAKSSSLAFSKPFQAGGLITRGAMLRSAYAQFVFLVGGADHDQMEKIRAFMSQLVEGWDVETVKEIVAETLHHVVDPIVYDEAVSLIEEHHLAGRDVVVVSASGTEVVEPIGEMLHADHVIASRLQIVDGKYTGDIDYYAYAEEKARAIEALAEDRGYDLDACFAYSDSITDAPMLEIVGHPHAVNPDRELRRLAASHGWPVLQFTRPVTLRSRLPVKPTLAALTIGTAVTLGGAIWFNRRRRLGA
- the acs gene encoding acetate--CoA ligase, translated to MHEMRRFEPPAELAAHANVTADVYAEADADRLAFWEKAAERLSWDTKWDRVLDWDNAPFAQWFVGGKINAAYNCVDRHVEAGNGDKVAYHWVGEPENDTRDITYAELKDLVCQAANALTGLGVKAGDRVAIYMPMIPETVVAMLACARIGAPHTVVFGGFSSTALRDRIQDCDARVVITSDGGYRRGAPAALKPAVDEAVAQCPDVRSVLVVQRTGQDVEWDDSRDVWWDDAVGTASTEHTPEAFDSEHPLYVMYTSGTTGKPKGILHTTGGYLVGTSYTHWSVFDLKPETDIFWTAADIGWVTGHSYIVYGPLANGTTSVMYEGTPDTPHKGRWWEIIQQHKVTILYCAPTAIRTFMKWGSDIPDEFDLSTLRLLGSVGEPINPEAYIWYRETIGGGRCPVMDTWWQTETGQLMISPLPGITAGKPGSAMKALPGIGALVVDDEGNAVQPGSGGYLVLTEPWPAMLRTLWGDDERYQDTYWSRFQGLYFAGDGAKLDEDGDIWLLGRVDDVMNVSGHRLSTTEIESALVSHPKVAEAAVVGANDPDTGQAVNAFVILRESALKDGEKADDALIQELRNHVSKEIGPIAKPKSILVVPELPKTRSGKIMRRLLRDVAEKRDVGDVTTLADSTIMDQIKQGLATGKDDD
- the ssd gene encoding septum site-determining protein Ssd, coding for MTTPLLVTADESLLDELLRLAAAAGTTPEVAHDVPAALRGWLSAPLVLVGADLAEAVARAGPTRRDAVFVVLLGSSPDSVFQTALACGAESVAELPRSEGWLIERLTDVVDTGPARGLTIGVIGGSGGAGATTFACALAQVAGRSGPSVVVDADPLGPGVDRVLGLDLVDGVRWDSLGHATGRLSARALRDSLPRREGVAALSWYAGPQPRPLQAFAVREVLSAARRGHDLVVVDLPRGPDPLVEEITSRCDQVLVVVAPSVPGVSAAVRLCGRFPEPGRLGLVVRGAGVEDDAVASLVRAPVLVRMADQRGLGESIDLGLGPVRTRRGPLGRAASNVLAGLGATRVRAA
- a CDS encoding acetate uptake transporter, whose product is MSEPAHPTPTHVPGAHIADPAPLGLAGFALTTFVLSTVNAGWLPETLTPVVFGLALAYGGIAQFAAGLWEFAKGNTFGATAFCSYGAFWVSYWWLTGHNAAQLPAADAHKAIGMYLLAWGIFTAYMSVAATRVSLAVLAVFVLLTITFLLLAWGEFATSTGITKTGGYVGLLTALAAWYASFAGVTAFTHQRQIAPVGPRR
- a CDS encoding TadA family conjugal transfer-associated ATPase encodes the protein MTTATDALVDEVRDRLAREPGPLTPHRVAEALRASGRPVGDATVLAVHETLRRDVVGAGPLEPLLRLDGVTDVLVNGPDHVYVDRGGGLEQTGITFPHDDAVRRLAQRLAATGGRRLDDATPHVDVRLADGTRFHAVLAPLARPGTALSLRVPRGRVLTLDELVASGTVTDHGARLLRTLVSRRLAFLVSGGTGSGKTTLLNSLLSLVPGSQRLVLVEDASELRPDHPHVVGLEARPANVEGAGEIGLRQLVRQALRMRPDRLVVGEVRGAEVVELLAALNTGHEGGCGTIHANSARDVPARVEALALAAGLGRDAAHSQFLAGIDAVLHLGRDHDGRRMLREVAVPVRRTDGTAEVRTAISFPGDGAAVTGPGESELVERLCR
- a CDS encoding type II secretion system F family protein yields the protein MTVPVPVLAAALASAAVLLALPSSALGPSPPRPAGRWAAGVLAIAVVLRPGTWLVLCAILAVAAAGGRLLWRRRAETRSAARTTSAVVEVCDLLAAELGAGRPPGAALDEAAATWPALRPVADACRLGGDVPAAMRTAARAPGADGLRLLAGAWAVSQRTGSGLAGSSRRVADACRLDQSTRRAVAGELSSARATSRLVAALPVLALLMGTGSGADPWSFLLATPVGLACLAGGLGIGFFGLWWIELLARAADP
- a CDS encoding class I SAM-dependent methyltransferase, with product MTDEQHTPTDPQVDDVTPDAHPDWAHSFGSVAEAYDRGRPSYTLDAVTWLIGDDPATVLELGAGTGKLTRVLVAAGHDVHATDPDPAMLALLEAHLPGVRTAVAGAEEIPLADASVDVVIAAQAFHWFDLERALPEIARVLRPGGRICLVWNQRNEKIPWVRRLGAIIGTQEQLRDPAEALIFSELFGFVEESEFTHWQTIDRKTIQDLVLSRSNIAVLDEAGRAAKLAEVLAFYDDYGRGMDGMQLPYVTRCFRAHVLDRPARTPDRDPEDGPDEAATPARPDGPDDDVLLIDFR